The following DNA comes from Lates calcarifer isolate ASB-BC8 linkage group LG2, TLL_Latcal_v3, whole genome shotgun sequence.
AGAACATGAGGACCCGCCTCTGCCCCGAGTCCAGGAAGAGCGCCAGGAAGCTCTACGATCGAGCTCTCAAATTAAGAAAGAACAACCACCACCTCTTCACCAGTGAGTCCAGTGTGAACCCCacagggagggagaaggggTTTGGTTTCAACAGGGACACACTTCACAGGCAGTTGACAATTGAGTGTCGCAGCGTCGGAGGCTGTGGCCACACTGCACTTGTTGTGCCTGGCCCTGTTCTGTCAGACCCCTCATAAAAGCTTGTTCAGCACTGACCGTCACACAAGAGCAGCCCCAGGCCCCTTTTCTCAGCACGCACTCCTCTGTCAAGTGATGTGGCGCGACCGTGCTTTAGGAGCATGTGTCGCTGTTGGTGCTTCAGATATTTGAGAGGGGTCCTGGAGAGTTTTTCTCTCAGCTCACgtcaaacacacagtgagctAAATCTGTACCGCTACACTTCTATCTAATGTGTTGCTTTTATTCTCAAAATTGGGCcacataataatattttaagatTATTATTTACTTGGAAGCAGAAATCAAAATACTTGTTTGATAAAGACAGCGTATTAAATGATAATATACGAGATAAGGATGCTCCCTGCAACATCTCCTCCTTTTCATTGAGGGAGAGCAGCTCTCTAATTTCACACTTAAAGCACTTTGGAGGGATGCCATGATTAGTTtacacacaacatgaaaaacatgataCTTAAAAACACTGCAATCATGTGCCTTTACtgtcagtgtggctgctttttttttttaagctttttagcTCAGGCCCAAATGGGAAAATTGTCAGATTTGCTACTTAGAAATTTTTCAGGTGCCAATCATGTCAAAGTGGCAGAGCATGTCTGGATTAGAGTGCATGTCTAAAATGAACTTTTAATTATGATGCTATGGTTGTACATAATTGCAAATTGAATAATTGTTAGTGCTTGTTTGATTGGAGAGACGTGTTTTTATTCTCCTTCTTTGTGCATTCAGCAACCATTAACTTGAACAGCATGAATGATGGTTGGTTTGGAGCACTGAAAGAGAtaatccagcagcagcagaaccagcTGGTGTGGGTTTCAGAGGGCaaggtaagacacacacacacatgcacacatgtataACCATAAGCACAAACATACATAGACAGATTCCAAAGAGAAAATACAGACTAGAAATCACTTCTTCTCGCtcatttattctctctttctcaggcTGATGGGGCAGCTGAGGACGACCTGGACATCCATGACGACCGTCTGTCCTACCTGTCGGCACCAGGCAGTGAGTATTCCATGTACAGCACTGACAGCCGCCACACCTCCGACTAcgaggacacagacacagagggtGGAGCCTACACCGACCAGGAGCTGGACGAAACACTGAACGACGATGTGGGTCCACCCACGGAGCCCGCCATCACCCGCTCCTCTGAGCCTGTCCGAGAGGACCCGCCTGTCATCCAGGAGCCCCCTGGCTACGCTGGTTACCAGCACACGGTGCAGCCGGACCCCCTGAACCGCATCGACCCGGCTGGGTTCAAGGCACCAGTGCCGCAGCAGGTAGCGTTTCTGAGAGCTGTACGTCTCCCCTGTTGTCTGGAGGACGTGGTGTGCGTTAGAAGGGTTTTCTGGAGGCGCTATTGAAggctcttttttatttttacagttattCCGTCTATCTACCAAACAGTATCAGTGGGAAAGTGAAAACTTTTGTGGTCAGGTATTTATCGCAATATataaatactatatatataaaatatatatctatatttattatattatttattttatctatcTGCCTCTTCATGTTTGTTGATTGATGTTTGTGAGcgtgtgttttttatttttaaaaaggaggaaaacttTTACTGTTACTCTTGTACTCTGTATTACAACCAGCTGTTATTATTGGTGTGGCTGTTGCCGATGTCACTGGGAAAAGAAACTTATATTTGTCCAAGTGTCTGTACCAGTACTCACCTATGTGCACTTCCTACCTTTGTTTTACCTGTGATTGGGACTGTGACGATATGACACCAGAAAGTATTATGTGCATGTTGGAAATGCCCGTGTTAATCCAGTGTACgtgtgaaatgtatttatcaATACCCGATTGGCCGTTGTGATAACCAAAACTAACCGTGTGTCGTCTCATGATGTGTTAACGAAcataaaaaggggaaaaaaaaaagaaattcctgTAATGTAACCGTAGAATTAAAATCACAGTAGTATTCTCTAACAATGAAAATTTGTCCTGCTGCTAATTCCTAACCCTCGCATGCCGTTGGTTGATCTACAGCTACTGTTAAATGTGGAGACGGGTTATTGGCTGTTTGTATCAGTGTAAGCTGTAGGCGCGAGTGAGGAGCAGACCGATGTAGAGGGTCTATGGAGGTAGTAGCACTTGTTAGAACTGCACCGTGGTGTGTCAGCGCGTGTTATTAAACATTTCTGAACCACTTCACAGAAAGCAGAGGCCGCTGCCGTCCCTAGCGTCCCCCAGCAGCTTGAGCCCCTGGCTGAGACAATGCCCCCTGCTGTCGACGTTACTGTAAAAACTGTAGGGGGTCTGAGCCCTGACGAGGCTCCTGCAGCTCCCCACAGCCAGCCAAGCCCCAACCCAGAGGCTGGCTCGCTTAGGAGGCCCACCCCTGAGCTAGCCCCTCAGAGCATCACACCAGAACCTCTACAGTCTGGACTGGCCAGTTCCGAACCAAAGGTATCCATCTGACCGTCTCTGGATGCTCCGTGGCCCAGCCCGGCTCGGCTCGGCTCGGCTCAGCTCAGCTCGGTCTGACCTGGCTGAcctcctgtgctgctgctgctgctgctgctgcttcctgtctacctacctacctacctccTGCTGCCacgcttctctctctctccttccgCCCTGCATGTGTGCTGACCACAGTGCTGCccagaagagacagagatgtgtgtgtgagagtgtgtatgggCGTTACTGTGCGTGCGACagtgcgtatgtgtgtgcacgtgccaGAGTGCGAGCAAACGCTGGTAAACAACAGTGGGCTTGGAGGTGATGGCTGCGCTGATATGCCTACGTGTTGACGAGCAGTGGAAATCCTGCAGCTCTCACTGTTGCTTATCCTCTTTGCATGGCTGCAACATGTTTGCCTCATTCTCTGTTAACCACTAGAAGTAGAtctgtttgtgctgtatttATCAGATTGAATGGATCGTTTCCTTGTAAAAGTAGCCAATAAttttccagctgttttattcatgttttgaaCTCCAGCTGTAGCCAAGTAACAAACACCATCCAAAGAGAAATCTCCTTCAGATTTAGATGGAAAATTAATGGTTACTTCTTAAATATGAGGattttgaatatgttttttgtaCAATGGGTATGTGCTCGTAATGTTGAATATTATTGTGGATGTTTAAGTTGCCTTTATAATCGCATCAAGACAGTGGGTGACATTTTCCTTAGTGAATGCAGCAGTGAACACGTCATGTGtcatgtgacaaaaacacaaattattagTCAAATTATGAATCGACTTTCAATAAATagtttaaatcacatttatatCATctgtttgtcacattttctcagttaaGAAAAATGGAACccattgttttgttgtgttttaacaaCTTTGTTattctttgtttatttaatttcagtgtttaatttgGAGTTGCAGTGGTACATTGTGATGTTTTTAAGCTGCAATGAGTGTTTGGCTGtgctgcagttttctgtttAACTTAATATATTATCTGACCAGTAACCCCTCCCTCTCAGTTTCTCTATTTCAGGTCTTTCCCTTCTCGTTTTCTTCTTCCGCAATTAATTTCACAGACTTGTTTTAATATTTCCCCCTCTCTCATCCTTTAACTGACTTTTTGTATGTCCAGTTTTTCatatcacatattttatatcTGTGCTCTGTGTTAGTGGATCCTGTGCAGTTGTTGACcttattctttgttttttatttgtcctaCAGATGTTTCAAAAGGATCCAtacaacacagacaacacaggGAGAATTGGTCACAGCATGAAGCCTGTGACTTACAACCCTCAGCAGGGATATCACCCTGACCAGCAGCCATACAGAGATTACGACCACCCGCCCAGTCGGTATGATGTCAGCAGCAGTGGAGTCAGCAGCGGAGGTGGTTATCCCGAACCAAAGTACCGAAACTATGACTCTAACCCGCCCTACGAGAACAGCGTGCCTCACTACGACCAGCAACAGTGGAACCCCTACAACCAGCCGCTCTCTACTGCCAACTCCCAGGGCTACGATCACCGCTTGCCGTACAGTGACGGCCCTGACTCCCAGTACACCCCTCCGCTCCGCTACGACGAGCCCCCACCTCCGCAGGGATTTGACGGACGGCCTCGCTACGGTAAACCGACAGGCCCGGCGCCTGTTCGTTACGATGATCCACTTCCCGCCCCGGCGCCTGACCTGCACTATGACCAGGATTCTCACCTGAGTACGTACCCCACTGCTGCCCGCTCCCCTGACCCCGCCGCCCAGCGGCCCGCCTACAACCAGGGACCAACAGTGCAACAAAAAGGCTACAAACCTCAGCAGTACGACCCCATTCCTGTGAACTCTGAAACCAGCCCCACACCTCCTCCCAAAGCAGAGGCACCCTCAGCTTCCCCTGTGGACACTCCAAAACCTGCAGCGGCCAGAGACGAGCAACAGGAGGAGGACCCCGCCATGCGCCCCCAGTCGGTCCTGACGAGGGTCAAGATGTTTGAGAACAAACGCTCTGTGTCCATGGACCGAGCCAGAGATACAGGAGATTCATCTGGAAGCAGGGTAAAGTCTTTAGCTTGTAGATATTTATAATTTATGCCCATGGAGTAACGATAGTTAACAGTGTACTTAACTTAAACATTTCTTTGACAGATTAGAGATTAACATTTGTACTTTCTTATCTTACTCATTGCCTTTACTCCTATAGGCAGCTGATTTACCCTTGAAAGCAGGTGGAGTAATCCCTAAAGCAAATTCTCTGAGCAACCTGGATCAAGAGAAGACCTTCAGGTAAGCCCAGGCTTACTCTGCTGTTACCGTGTTTTCACTCAGTCAGAGTAATGTGGGACTAAAACTCCACATCATTTACTGTGAAGCTCTTGGCCATTTGTCAGTGTaaactcttcctctcctgctccttctgCTTTACATTTTACTACTTTTTCCTCACTCCCACCCAGAGCCCCTGAGCCGCAGAAGCCTCAGTCCAAGGCGGCTGATGATATCGTGCGCTCCAACCATTACAACCCTGACGAGGACGAGGACTACTACAGGAAGCAGCTGTCTTACTTTGACCGGCTCCAAGCTGGCCCCAACAAACCCCAGCCACAAGCACAAACAGCCCACAACTACGCCAGGTGAAGCTCACTCCCATCCACGCATtcatcttgtgtttttatgaaacGTCCTGGGCGTTTTTCCTTTGACCTCTTGTCTTACATCTCACGATACAGGACAGAGTCAGTGGAGAAACCAAGTCCAGTGGAGAAAAAATATGAACCTGTCCCCCAGGTGACGCCATCTCTGCCGCCGGCCACACTGCCCAAACCCTCACCTGAAGGTAAAATGTgttcaattttatttcattttctcaagGGAAAGAAACAGTAGGATTCATCTTCCTGCtgtatttgccaaaatgtaCACAGTTTCATCCAAATAACAACTCGGAGACACACACTGTAGAGCTCCTCGGCTTACTCCCACGTCTCCTCCACAGCTAAGCCTCCTGCCCGAGAGGACACTGTCCAAACCAACTTCCTGCCTCACAAGAGTTTCCCCGAGAAGTCTCCAGTTAACGGCACTAGCGAACAGCCTCCGAAAACAGTCACGAGCACCGGGGCTCCACCAGCATCCAGCTACAACCGCTACGTGCCCAAGCCCTACACCACCTCTGCCAGGCCTTTTGCACGCATGTTCGACAGTCCAAAATTCAACCACAACCTTCTGCCCAACGACAAGCCTGACACTGCTCCGAAGGTAAGCAGTGTTGATTTAGTGCAGCAGAGATGTAATgtctaatgtcttttttttttctaaacaaaacatgacagaaatataaaaaaatatacacaaataaaatcgataaacataaataaaatggagTAAAATACCCAACAACAGGTCATTATGTTGTAAGTGATAAAGTTCTGTTGTTGGGAGAGGAATGTTGTCAGTATTCAGGTCTTTTCACGAACAGCGTGACGcgaatataaaacacaaaaatgtgagaTACTTGCTCGTGAATATTCAGAAACTGCATCTCCACCGCGGCCGGTGGTGAGCGTattttttaggatgtttgtgggacagtCTGAGGTCCTGTTGTGGGTGCAGCCAGGAGACCAAGGAGGCCTGTGTGATTGTAATCGTTTTTTTCCTGCGTAGTATTCgctgtctgtgtgaaaatactCATAACAAAAACGCCCTCAGTGTTTAAAGGCCTTTATTGTACGAGGGTTAATCCTGAGATTAACTGTTGAGCTGCATGTTGACTCTTGAGAAAGTGATTTGATGTAGAGAAATGTCTGTAACCAGCAAACAAAACAGTCTCGTCACactttgtatttttacttaGTGAGAGCAGATTGATCTGAAACAGCTGTTTCAATTCTGCACATAACTCCTGACtccctttgtgtttgtgagcagGGCCGGAGCTCCAGCCCAGTGAAGCCTCAGGTACCTCCACAGCCCCAGAACGCAGACCACGACAGCGGCCTGGACACTTTCACACGCACTATGGACCACCGCTCCAAATACCAGCACAACAACGTCAACGCTGTGCCCAAGGCCATCCCCGTGAGGTAACACACTCCGTCTGCCTGCAGGTTAAACCGAAGGTATTCAGTCTGATATGAGCGTGACAGTAAAGGTATCTGTCTCCCAGCCCCAGTGCCctggatgatgatgaagacgaAGACGAGGGCCACACTGTGGTTGCAACAGCTCGAGGCATCTTCAACAGTAACGGCGGCGTCCTGAGCTCCATCGAGACGGGCGTCAGCATAATAATCCCACAGGGTGCCATCCCCGAAGGAGTGGAGCAGGAGATCTACTTCAAGGTCTGCCGAGACAACAGCATCCTGCCGCCGCTCGACAAGGAGAAAGGTAACTCCTGCGTGTGTTTCCTTACTCACATCTAAATGATTGGTTGCTTTATGATCACATCATTTAGATGAGCTGTCACAGTAATGAACCtccagagaattatcacctgaatctgttcagctctctgtctgtaaGTTTACTTTACCAttctcagatgttttcagtgaaacaaAATCCACTGTACGCTACCCGCTCGGACTCtgacacagttagcaactagcaGCTAAAGtgccagatatttccctcaggaggtggtaCAACCACACACCAGCCAAACTGAACCTCTTCGTGTGCATGTGATTGTGCTCATCCTGAGTTTATAaccctgctctgtgtttgtgttcacaggaGAGACTCTGCTCAGCCCTCTGGTGATGTGTGGACCTCATGGCCTCAAGTTTTTGAAGCCTGTGGAGCTACGCTTACCTCACTGTGCGTCAATGACCCCTGATGGTTGGTCTTTTGCTCTAAAATCCTCCGACTCCTCGTCGGGTATgctgtgctctctctgttcttccGGGGTCGTTTGGGCTGGCTGTGTGACAGTTTGAGGGTTGTGGGTCACTGTTTTAGCAGATTTTACCCCTAGTTTTGGTTCTCGTCTTATTCAAAAACccctttaaaatatttaaaatgacataattTATTCACTCTCACAATGAGAATCAATCCAGGGGggaaaatctgtcttttttcataaTTATGGCTTTGGgttgattcattttcatcatttatagTTAACTCACCCACACAATCTCTCATTTGCTGAATCACTGGTTCTCCTCATGTGGTGTTTATTAATTTTACATGCTGAAATTGCAGTTATTTTTCTCTTGGTTTTCACCTCTGAGTCACCCTAACACAAGTTTCTTTTATGTCATTTAAAACGCATGTTTGGCTGCACAATCATTTAACTTCATCAGGTAGAATCACAGTGCATGCTGCTCTGCTACAGAGTGATTTTCTCACATAGCCGCCCAAATCCTGACCTGAAGAACAGCTTATACAGATCTTCCAGAAACTGGGACACTGTCATAACCAATAATGCCTGTTATTATCCtccaaaaaaatgaaaagttataCAAAGACATCTTGCTACCAAGTCGAAATATAGCAATCTAAATTTAGCTCCCTTCACCCCAgtggtttttcttctttcaagGTGGCAAGAAAAcaggttttcagtttttcagacaGGCAGATTTGGAGTCTGTTTGTGAAATTGGATCAGGGAAAGACAGGAAAGCAGACGTAGGTAAACCATTCACAGCTCTCATCAGCTGCAGGAGATCAGCATTCAAGTAAATCTCTTAAAATAACCTCAGCTCCACCAACAGCAAATTGTAATTTAGATCAAGTTTTTGAGACTTGACGTCATAGATAcagtagaaaaataaagttcCTATAAAAGCAGAAGTCAGAGAACAGTGTTTGTAAAATCCATATTTGGACCAGCAGTTTATTCAGGACAGAAATGAGATAAAGAGAAGATGATGCACAAATCACGTTCATAGAAATCAGAGCCGAGACAAACTCAACTTTATGTCAGTTAATCTATAACAAACTGATATTTGAGAAAGACCTGAGGCTCATAGAGAAGTTGAACTTCtgcaaagaaggaaaaagaagaacaggaaactgagtATTAATACTATCCTTCTCCTGCCCTGTCTTGAAAAACAGTGGTAATTTTGGCAGTGGTCAGGATTAGCTGTTAATTAGCCTCATTTTAAGGATGAGACTTGGAGGGCTGAATGAGATGTCCGCTCACTCCGTTGTCTTGCTGAATTGTGGGAGGATTATCAGGCTGCGTCGTAATCCTCTTATTGTAAAGCAAGGCCACTCTCTggcctcctcctgtctcctgtgGTTTTCTCTTCACTTTGATTCCCtgcttctcctttttcctcctcactaCACAACTCTGCATCTTACCGcctctgttctgtgtttgctgcgttattctgtttgtctctgtcttcgCTTATAGCTCTGTTTTTACAAAAAGAAACTCTCCATTGTCATGTGACAACTTGACGTGTGACCTGTGCTTTTCAAACCTGAACATCTGACACCTCATCGCCGTGCGGTGCCGCCTCACAGGCAGACATCAAAGAAAGGCCACAAACTCAGATGGCGTTTTTTATTTGAAGTTGTAAAGATCagtgtttgtgcacacacaccgCCTCCTGTAGGACTGAATTATTTCTGTTACTGCAGAGCTGCATTTTCAAAACATAAGATGGATGAGACGAGCATTTACGTCATAGTGCCACGGTTCACCAGTCCCAGTTTAAAGGGACCTTTAAGGCCGACCGGCGAGGGTTGTTTAGGCGAGTTTGTCGGAGCAAACGTTGCTTTATGATTGGTccaaagaggaaacaaagctGAGGGCTGTCCGATTAACATTTCTCCACCAAACAGGTCAGTAGACAGGTGTAGACTTCCTCTCAGTCGCAGCTCAATCACATCGACCAACGCTGCTCCACCACTCGGCTACAGTTCGACTGCATTTATATCACACTTTAAAATTAGCTCTTCACATGTCAGTGGCTCTTCACCACTGTACAAGTGCCAGCCTGCTCATTGGGAACTGTGAGATAACGTAATGACAAGGCAGAGTGACAAACGCTGATCCTTAGAGCTTGTATTTAAGGATTGTATCTGAGTGACTTTCCCTCTCTGCATCTGCTCTGATTATTGTCACATTTACCTTAAACTTCACCACAGGATTAACAGTTAAAAGATCGTCCGTTGATCTCAGCGAGGAGGCCGTGTTCATACAGTCACGTGTACAGTTTAGTCTGTCTACTGTATCGATGGACCTCTGCCAAGCCGGCTCTGCTTACCCCTGATTGATTACTGGAACTTTCCTCTTGGCACAGACCTGTATGTTTATAATTGCAATTACGCCGAGACCTCGCGGTCACTGAGGTTTAATTTGCAGTCAACAAGAGGCGAGGGGACGttcaataaaaaaatgaaattgctTTTACTAGTCTGTTTTGCCACTGTGCTTGGATATCGTCCACAAACTCGCAGTTTCACTAAACGTGGCTCGTAGACAATGGATGTGATCAGGTTCTGTTTTAAATGAGACCAGTGTTTAATGACAGGAgactctgtggtgtttttgcagGTGCTTTTAAAACACACGGCAGTTTGGGGTTTTCCATAAAAAGCAGCTGTTAACACTCACCGACCCTCTCCTCCCAtcccatctgtctgtcctcaggtgACCCAAAAAGCTGGCAGAACAAGTCTCTCCCCGGAGACCCCAACTACCTGGTGGGAGccaactgtgtttctgtgctcaTTGACCACTTTTAAGGACGGGGCCAGCAGGTGTGGTGTTTCTGAAAGTGGGAAAGCATGGTGGATAAAATGAAGAggacgaacacacacacacacacacacactcctaacatacacacacaccacattatgGAGCATGAAGAAGATCCAGTCAGTGCTGTTTACTGCACCGTGGATGAAGGCGAGACACTGATGATCTGTTCTTTAAACTCTTTTCCCAATTTGAAGTTTTGATGTGAAACTATTGATGCATGCCCCATGCCACTGAAGATTgacattatatactgtatacgGCAACgtttaatgtaatttttacaTGAatatagatggatggatggctttTGAAGCAGCGTACGTGCTTCAAAAATATTTATGCTAtatatgcatacagtatatatagtaGTATAGAGAAGATTTACTAAAAAAAATACTCGTGAGTTCAGTCGACATCTTGTTATTTTTCAGTTCAagtgactgaaaacaaatacCTACGTGTTTTTTTCCACATCGAGGGGATTTTAATGAAGGTTTGAGGCAGGACAGACGAGAGGTAAAAACCAGAGGTGGTGACATTTTGAAGGAATCGGCAAAACACAAGCTGGATATTATGAAcccaagcagcagcagcagcagcagcacactttTAGAGACGTTCTTCCTCCACTCCTTCCtttattcttcctttttcttgCAGTAATATCTCGTAGCTTACTTTCCTACCGAGTACCACGTCTCTCTCCTTCCAGCCTGAGGGAGATCTATGCATGTTCTTTACTCAGGTCCAGTAGCCTCCTCAGTTCTCTCCTCacatctatctctctctctctctcttctctctttcttctctttcttttttctgtctgtgcactcttgcactcacacacaaataagcaGTGATGCCTTATCTGCAGATTATTCACTTTTcattaaggaaaaaaaataagttatGATAAATTATGGTataatgtcatttgttttgccatttcattttttgtgaaCCCACTGTATAAATGGACTTGGGTTTAGTTCACAGTAACAGTCGATAAAGGATAACAAAGGTATGCTCTTCTTTTATCTGCTATGcattacttaaaaaaaacaagaaaacagaaaagaagtgGCTGTAAATAAAGCTAGCATATTGccttgtttcttttgtttgtaaatgaactttttgtatgtctttcttttttgtatAAAAACTtagagaaaacatgttttaaaaagtggaaGAAAGTGAACGTGGTTATCTTTGTATTCTGGATATACCCTCGAGCCTTGGAACTTATAACCTAACAATAATGCATCACACCTTTTCTACCGATATATTCACACACTAcgtcacaaaaacaaaaaaaggtctTTTCACGGCTGTTTGAGGATCAGGAACGTACTCGGgctaaaatacatttaaaacatgttctTTTTGAAAGGGTGTGCTCTCAAAGTGTCCCCCTCACTGATTTGTGATACTGGATGCTGTATTGTGTGCccttaaatgtatttttgtactAATAGACGATATATGATGTATGGCACACCAgtaccattttatttttagatataACACGGCTTTAATTGGATATTAGCTCTTCACGTGTGGctgactttttttctcctctacaACACAATTTTAAGTATACCACtgtattaataaataaaatcatttttaaagtaaagagtttgtgttaaaggaagttttttttccacctaCAAAGTGATTGCTGCTTTCCTTCCTTTTCACCTCTGATAATCACAACTTGTATTTGGCTTTTTTTCTAAGACTGCACTGAAAGATTATTTCCTTTATTAGTTCATGTCTAAATTGATTCATTGTTTAATCTGTTAAAGGacaaaaaatagtgaaaatgctCGTCAGGATTCATCAGATTTATTCTgaaactgcttgttttgtttgaccaacagttCAGAACTAAAAAGGTCTTCCGACCACAACACTGGAAAACCAGAATAACCTCTATTGATCAGCTTCAGTCTGAggatttttgtttgaaaatgatcaAACTTGTCTCCGGTTAATTGTTGTGTTCAGCAGCTTGGCTCATGTTTCACCGCCAGGTGGCGCAGGTGAGCTCTAAATGAGCAAGGTCAGAAACACAAAGGTCCTTCAGCTGTGACTTTAGGATCCtaacatttctgtttcatattcTGACCGGTAGAAAACATGTCGATGAGGAAGGAGGAGCAAACATAAATCAGGTGtgtgaagttttattttttctctccagctACACCTGAGATATTTGCTCTCACATTAACAGCCTgattcaaatgtgtgttttcatgaaatAACTTCACTGTTTCTGCCTTTCTGAGCACACACAGGAAGTGGTTCTCAACGTGTGGCTCCAGACCAAATGAGTGGACGCCTTCTAATGGGTCACAGTCCAAAGAGGCTGGAAACCACCTCTTTCATTAAACCTGATGATTTAATGATGCAGCCGCTGTCGTGTCCTGCAGCTCTTCAGGAGAAACTCCTCTCCAGGTGTGGTGCATTTACTACCTGCTCGGATCGTTACCTCCACCCTGCATCACGCAGAGCCAGTGTTCAATGACAATGCAGTCCCGGCGCTGCGGCTGGAGCTGATGTTAATCTACAGCCGCGGTGTTTTATTAAAGGTAAACCCACCTGAACTCAGCGTTTAAACGTCGCTCATTCGTCTAATTTCccgatttaaaaaaaaagaggagaaaccaTCCTGAA
Coding sequences within:
- the tjp1a gene encoding tight junction protein ZO-1 isoform X2, giving the protein MKYQKYITVMQMAMGVTASNKDCLPAKRQLWVTPPDGETSPSGAPGCSDGPIGATGGAGAMAMPATSTLSLPMSQGKPSLRRIKGRIHRSKSLDSIDLLDSNSAAMEETVIWEQHTVTLHRAPGFGFGIAISGGRDNPHFQSGETSIVISDVLKGGPAEGLLQENDRVVMVNAVSMDNVEHAYAVQQLRKSGKNAKITIRRKRKVQIPVSRPGDRETMSEHEEEDSDEDDGYEHHSGRGGQSAYGGASGGTGTGRRHDRERSSSGRRDHSASRERSVSPRSDRRSQASSAPPRPAKVTLVKSRKNEEYGLRLASHIFVKDISPESLAARDGNIQEGDVVLKINGTVTENLSLIDAKKLIERSKGKLKMVVQRDERATLLNIPDLDDSIPSANNSDRDDISEIHSLTSDHSNRSHGRGSRSRSPDRPEPSDHLRHSPRQISNGSHRSRDEDRISKPGAMSTPVKSSDDGVLSQASDQASSRDDKQLPPLPEPKPVYAQPGQPDVDLPVSPSDAPVPSAAHDDSILRPSMKLVKFKKGESVGLRLAGGNDVGIFVAGVLEDSPAAKEGLEEGDQILRVNNVDFANIIREEAVLFLLDLPRGEEVTILAQKKKDVYRRIVESDVGDSFYIRTHFEYEKESPYGLSFNKGEVFRVVDTLYNGKLGSWLAIRIGKNHQEVERGIIPNKNRAEQLSSVQYTLPKTPGGDRADFWRFRGLRSSKRNLRKSREDLSAQPVQTKFPAYERVVLREAGFLRPVVIFGPIADVAREKLAREEPDIFELAKTQQQQGGEKSEPRDAGTDQKSSGIIRLHTIKQIIDRDKHAVLDITPNAVDRLNYAQWYPIVVFLNPDTKQGVKNMRTRLCPESRKSARKLYDRALKLRKNNHHLFTTTINLNSMNDGWFGALKEIIQQQQNQLVWVSEGKADGAAEDDLDIHDDRLSYLSAPGSEYSMYSTDSRHTSDYEDTDTEGGAYTDQELDETLNDDVGPPTEPAITRSSEPVREDPPVIQEPPGYAGYQHTVQPDPLNRIDPAGFKAPVPQQKAEAAAVPSVPQQLEPLAETMPPAVDVTVKTVGGLSPDEAPAAPHSQPSPNPEAGSLRRPTPELAPQSITPEPLQSGLASSEPKMFQKDPYNTDNTGRIGHSMKPVTYNPQQGYHPDQQPYRDYDHPPSRYDVSSSGVSSGGGYPEPKYRNYDSNPPYENSVPHYDQQQWNPYNQPLSTANSQGYDHRLPYSDGPDSQYTPPLRYDEPPPPQGFDGRPRYGKPTGPAPVRYDDPLPAPAPDLHYDQDSHLSTYPTAARSPDPAAQRPAYNQGPTVQQKGYKPQQYDPIPVNSETSPTPPPKAEAPSASPVDTPKPAAARDEQQEEDPAMRPQSVLTRVKMFENKRSVSMDRARDTGDSSGSRAADLPLKAGGVIPKANSLSNLDQEKTFRAPEPQKPQSKAADDIVRSNHYNPDEDEDYYRKQLSYFDRLQAGPNKPQPQAQTAHNYARTESVEKPSPVEKKYEPVPQVTPSLPPATLPKPSPEAKPPAREDTVQTNFLPHKSFPEKSPVNGTSEQPPKTVTSTGAPPASSYNRYVPKPYTTSARPFARMFDSPKFNHNLLPNDKPDTAPKGRSSSPVKPQVPPQPQNADHDSGLDTFTRTMDHRSKYQHNNVNAVPKAIPVSPSALDDDEDEDEGHTVVATARGIFNSNGGVLSSIETGVSIIIPQGAIPEGVEQEIYFKVCRDNSILPPLDKEKGETLLSPLVMCGPHGLKFLKPVELRLPHCASMTPDGWSFALKSSDSSSGDPKSWQNKSLPGDPNYLVGANCVSVLIDHF